In the Desulfovibrio subterraneus genome, CCGGCCGTAAGGAAAAGCAACAGGCGAACCTGAATGACGCCCTGCGCAATACTCTGACGGTCACCCGAAACGAGTGGAAGTATGTGGCAAACGTGGTTCTGGACCTGGACGAGTCATTGCCGGAGGTGCACTGCCTGCTGACGGAAATGAATCAGGTGTTCATGAATATCATCATAAACGCGGCGCATGCCATTGTCGAAAAGTTGAAAACCGAGCACATCAACCGCGACAGCTCTACCGGAGTTCTTTCCGTTTCAGGGGAGATGGGCCAGATTCATATTTCCAGCGGAGTGCAGGACGGCAGGGTCTGTATCCGTATTGCCGACAACGGCGTAGGGATAGCGGCAGAGCATCTGCGTATGATCTTTGATCCATTTTTCACCACCAAAGAGGTGGGCAAGGGGACAGGGCAGGGACTGGCCATTGCCCGTGACGTGGTCGTGAATAAGCACGGCGGCACCCTTGAGGTGGAGTCTGAGGTTGGAAAAGGGGCGACCTTTATCATAAGCCTGCCCCTTGATCAGGAATGACGGGCTATCGGGCGTATTCCGGTGCCCAGAGATAGTAGAATCCCGTACGGGGTACGGCCAGATATTCCGCAAGGCTGATGTTGATGAGGGCTGCGCTCTCTCCGCCCTTCGCTTCCATGTTGTTATAGACGCTGTCATTGGGGTAGCTGGTCTCGCGGTAGGCGATTACTCTGGGGCTGGTGATACCGGCCTTGGATTCGACCATGCGCAGGGCGTCTTCCATGTATCCTATCCTGTCCACCAGACCTGCCTCTTCCGCCTGCCGGGCGGTGAGTATGCGAGCATCGGCTATCAGGTCCGCCTGTGCCGGTGTAAGGTTGCGGCTCTGCCGTACCAGCGTCTGAAACTGCATGTTCATGCTGTCTATCATGGTCTGGAACAGTGCCTGTTCCTCATCCGTCCCCTTTCTGAACGGTGAGCCCATGTCCTTGAGGCTGCCGGATTTGGTGACAACAGCCTCAACGCCGATCTTGTCCATGAGTCCGGAAACCTGCGGGCGGATGAAGACGGTGCCGATGGACCCTGTGACTGTGGCAGGGTGCGCCACGATGCCGTCTGCGGCGGTTGCTATGTAGTAGCCGCCGGAAGCCGCAACATCCATGAACAGGGCCACGACCTTGTTGCCGGTATCCTGCTTGTATCTGAGGATCTCGTGGTGGATGATATCGCTGGAGGTGACGCCGCCGCCGGGGGTGTCTATGACCAGCAGCAGGGCGCGGATGTCCTTGTCGCTGCGGGCGGCCTCA is a window encoding:
- the sppA gene encoding signal peptide peptidase SppA is translated as MRTSLLCAFLLILTMLASTGCAPKMKLFGEPAPLQQYTLRGEGDEKVLLINIRGVIDNTPRQGWLSSRPGMVQQIVTRLEAARSDKDIRALLLVIDTPGGGVTSSDIIHHEILRYKQDTGNKVVALFMDVAASGGYYIATAADGIVAHPATVTGSIGTVFIRPQVSGLMDKIGVEAVVTKSGSLKDMGSPFRKGTDEEQALFQTMIDSMNMQFQTLVRQSRNLTPAQADLIADARILTARQAEEAGLVDRIGYMEDALRMVESKAGITSPRVIAYRETSYPNDSVYNNMEAKGGESAALINISLAEYLAVPRTGFYYLWAPEYAR